The following proteins are encoded in a genomic region of Mustela erminea isolate mMusErm1 chromosome 3, mMusErm1.Pri, whole genome shotgun sequence:
- the LOC116586338 gene encoding calmodulin-1-like — protein sequence MADQLTEEQIAEFKEAFSLFDKDGDGTITTKELGTVMRSLGQNPTEAELQDMINEVDADGNGTIDFPEFLTMMARKMKDTDSEEEIREAFRVFDKDGNGYISAAELHHVMTNLGEKLTDEEVDEMIREADIDGDGQVNYEEFVQMMTAK from the coding sequence ATGGCTGATCAGCTCACCGAAGAACAGATCGCTGAGTTCAAGGAAGCTTTCTCCCTATTTGACAAAGATGGCGACGGCACCATCACAACAAAGGAACTTGGAACTGTCATGAGGTCACTGGGTCAGAACCCAACAGAAGCCGAATTGCAGGATATGATCAACGAGGTGGATGCTGACGGTAATGGCACCATTGACTTCCCGGAATTCTTGACTATGATGgctagaaaaatgaaagatacgGACAGCGAAGAAGAAATTCGCGAGGCATTCCGAGTCTTTGACAAGGATGGCAACGGTTACATCAGTGCGGCAGAGCTTCATCATGTCATGACCAACTTAGGGGAGAAACTAACAGATGAAGAAGTAGATGAAATGATCAGAGAAGCAGATATTGATGGAGACGGGCAAGTCAACTATGAAGAATTCGTACAGATGATGACTGCAAAATGA